The genomic stretch ATACTAAATTTGTTGCTGTACGCTTTGGAAATGTCCTAGGAAGTCGGGGTAGTGTGATTCCATTCTTCAAACAACAAATTGCAGAGGGCGGTCCTGTAACAGTAACTCATCCAGAAATGGTTCGTTTCTTTATGACAATCCCTGAGGCAGTACAGCTCGTTTTACAAGCAGGATCTTTTGCCAGCGGTGGTGAGATCTTTGTACTGGACATGGGCAGTCCGGTTAAAATATTGAATCTTGCTGAAGACCTTATTAAATTGTCTGGGTTTGAGCCATACGAAGAGATTGATATTACATTCACAGGCATACGTGAAGGTGAAAAACTTTATGAGGAGCTGTTAACAGATGAAGAAAATATAACAGCAACTCAGCATAACCGAATCTTTATTGGTAAACCTTCAGAAATGAACCGAAGCCATTTAGAGCTTGAAATATTACGATTACAACGAGTGGTCGCAGATGGATCAACTTCTATTAAGGAAATTATAGATCAAATCGTTCCGATGTATGAAGTTGTTTCGTAAAATGAAACGAAAATTAAACTGAATGTGAGGATTCTACCATGATCAAAAGGTATTCTACAATTGTTCTGATTGTAGCCTTGTTACTTAGTATTACGCCAGTGAGTACAACAACAGCTGCTAACAACGTGAAAGTGAAATCTGTGGCTGTTGAGTTTAATTTTGATGGAAAAGTGTTACAACCTCCTGCTGGTCAGTTTGTCTTCATATATAAAGGCACAACGTATGTGCCACTCCGATTTGTTTCATATGCTTTACTAAAGAATGTAGAGTGGGATAGTAAATCTTCAAAAGTGACTGTAAGTGAGCCAACTTCTAGTCAGGTGGTATCTATAAAAGAAAAGCTAATGAACTCGTTAATTTCTTCAAACGACATTGGTGTAGGTAAAGTCTTTACAATGACACCTGTTAAGGTGAATTATGTGTTTAACGGTGAGAAGAAAGTACTTCCGTCCGGCCAACAAAGCTTCATCTATAAAGGAAGCTTGTATGTTCCTGTCCGTTTTATGGCGATAGCCTCGGGTACAGAAATCACTTGGGATGGGAAATCGAAAACAGTAAAAGGAATTTCATTATCCTATAAAGAACAACAGGCTAATAAGCCACAATCAGGTCAGAATAGTTCAGGCAATAATACAGCAAGTTCATCTAATTCTTCAGAAAATATAACCACACCACCATCTTCAGGTGGAACAGGAGCAAGTAACAACAATGTATCTTACGAGACCATTACAAGTACCACAGAGGCAAAGCTCCAAGCTCTACAAGAGGAGAGCAAATCTTCTCTGCTGAATCTTGCGACACAATATTTATCAGCATCAGACGAAACAACCAAGAAAAAGTTATTAGCCGAAGGACAGCAACAATTGGATAGAATAACAGCGAGGTTTGAGAATATTGTAGATAATGCTGAAGATCAGCTGAAAGCGAGTGGATACAGCACAGATATAATTACTCAATACCGAAAAGCATTTAACGATGAAATAGAAGCAGGAAAACAATTGACGAGTGGGCTTGCTGGATAAGCAAGCCACTTCCTAAAAAGGTTAAGGTGAGGATGTAAATGAAGTATATGAAAATTAAGAGGTATCTAGATATATTACTTTCATCAATAAGCCTAGTTGTGTTGTCTCCTGTTTTTTTAGCTCTTATTTTAGGAATCAAATTTGACTCCAAAGGGCCAGTTCTGTTCAAACAAAAACGTATAGGGATTAAAAAAAGTTATTTTTATATTTTAAAATTTCGTACGATGAAAATTGATACTCCTAAGAACACACCAACTCATCTATTGGAAGACCCAGAACTGTACATCACAAGGATAGGAAAAATACTAAGAAAAACATCGTTAGATGAATTGCCTCAAATTTGGAATATATTTATTGGTGAAATGAGTTTTATAGGTCCTAGGCCAGCTCTTTGGAATCAGTATGATCTGATTGCCGAACGCGATATATATCGCGTAAATGATATTCGGCCTGGCCTAACAGGGTGGGCCCAAATTAACGGAAGAGACGAAATTTCAATAAAAGCAAAGGCTAAGCTAGATGGTGAATATGTTAAGAAAATCAGTTTTAAGATGGATTTGAAGTGTTTTCTTGGCACGATAGTTAATGTTGTTAAAAGCAAAGGTGTAGTTGAAGGTAGAACTGATACTACTGAGAATGAATTTGCACTTACCAAAGAGTAAAGAGTAGTTAGGGGAGGAAAGAATTGTTACTCATAACAGGGATCACAGGGCATACGGGAAAATTCTTCTTGCAAGAACTTATTAATAATAATTATTCAGGTCCTATACGTTGCATTGTTAGGGAATCTAGTGATACTTCAATGCTAGATAAAAGTGAATTGAAAATAGAAAAGATCTATGGTGATTTGGAAGACTCGAATTTTATTGAGCAATCATTGATTGGAATTAGTACTGTGATGCACATATATAATATTCATCATTCTCCTAGCATTGTTGAATATGCAATTAAGAATAAAGTTGAAAGGGTAATTTTGGTGCATACAACAGGAATTTATTCTAAATTCAAATATGCGTCCGAACAATACAAGATTATTGAAAAACAAGTCCTAGAATTAACCCAAAATAGTAACTCTCTTACCAAAATTACTATTTTGAGACCGAGTATGATTTACGGCGATCTCTGTGATAAGAATATGAGCAAGTTTATTAAGATAGTTGATAAACTTAGAATCATTCCAGTTATTAATGATGGGGAGAATTTAATTCAACCAGTAAATGCAAGAGATTTAGGAAAAGCCTTTTATACTGTATTGATCTCTCCAGATCAAACTATTGGCAAGTCTTATAATCTTTCTGGTGATAAGCCCATAAGAATGATAGATGCATTTAGATTAATTAGTGAAGGTTTGAATAAGAAAGTTTATTT from Paenibacillus polygoni encodes the following:
- a CDS encoding sugar transferase gives rise to the protein MKYMKIKRYLDILLSSISLVVLSPVFLALILGIKFDSKGPVLFKQKRIGIKKSYFYILKFRTMKIDTPKNTPTHLLEDPELYITRIGKILRKTSLDELPQIWNIFIGEMSFIGPRPALWNQYDLIAERDIYRVNDIRPGLTGWAQINGRDEISIKAKAKLDGEYVKKISFKMDLKCFLGTIVNVVKSKGVVEGRTDTTENEFALTKE
- a CDS encoding NAD-dependent epimerase/dehydratase family protein, with translation MLLITGITGHTGKFFLQELINNNYSGPIRCIVRESSDTSMLDKSELKIEKIYGDLEDSNFIEQSLIGISTVMHIYNIHHSPSIVEYAIKNKVERVILVHTTGIYSKFKYASEQYKIIEKQVLELTQNSNSLTKITILRPSMIYGDLCDKNMSKFIKIVDKLRIIPVINDGENLIQPVNARDLGKAFYTVLISPDQTIGKSYNLSGDKPIRMIDAFRLISEGLNKKVYFFSLPIGLGVFFARIIKIFTVGRVDYVEKVQRMGEDRAYSHDEAFSDFGYKPLSFKEGISIEIKEYTERVGKK
- a CDS encoding copper amine oxidase N-terminal domain-containing protein; translation: MIKRYSTIVLIVALLLSITPVSTTTAANNVKVKSVAVEFNFDGKVLQPPAGQFVFIYKGTTYVPLRFVSYALLKNVEWDSKSSKVTVSEPTSSQVVSIKEKLMNSLISSNDIGVGKVFTMTPVKVNYVFNGEKKVLPSGQQSFIYKGSLYVPVRFMAIASGTEITWDGKSKTVKGISLSYKEQQANKPQSGQNSSGNNTASSSNSSENITTPPSSGGTGASNNNVSYETITSTTEAKLQALQEESKSSLLNLATQYLSASDETTKKKLLAEGQQQLDRITARFENIVDNAEDQLKASGYSTDIITQYRKAFNDEIEAGKQLTSGLAG